atgtagtccatattggaatctcctcTAAAAGGATTTATATTTAGAGCCGAGTCACGAGTTCCGAGCTTACCCCTACCTGCAGGTCACCGTCTGGCGCCTTATGGACGAGTCGACTTCCTGGTGGAAGCTATATATGGCGTGCAGGAGGCAAGTCACACTCGCTGAGGACCTCATACACCGCAGCCTCAGATTGCCTTGCAGGTCTGCAGAGACCGTTTCTAGCTTCTTGTagtgctctcctgatggagatcaaGTGGAGAGCCAGCCATTTTTGCGTCCGTGAATTTCAAGGATGAAAAACAAAAGCTCAGAATTTCTAAACCATTCTCAAGAGAACTTTCGTTATTCATAACTAGTTTCAACATAGTCTTATACAACAAAGGATAGTCTTcagcacgcgcgcgcgcgcgcacgcacacacacacacacactgcctTCTTGGTAGTAAGAAAAACAGCTTACATATAACAAACAAGTTTGTGCTTCATAGGGTTGGTCTAAAACAGTTCAGCAAAATAATGCAGATATCATCTCATCCGGGTCGACAATTTTCACGGCGCACCGTCCACATCACCTGCAAACAAGAGAAATAAAACATGCTCAACTTGGCCTGATCGAAAGAAAACCAGAAATCAAGCAAGGAATGGATGGGCTGTGAATAACAGAACGAATAAGACAAAATTTACATTGAAATTTGCACAGAAATAGGATGTAGGCGTACAACTTTCCTAAGCATAAAAGAGGCAAGCTAAAGTTTCATCTCCTCAAAGATACGAAACCTGGTCTAATACTAACTTATAATCAGCAAGAAGTATTCACGGATGAAACAGAGAATTGAAACAAAAGTGAAGGCAAAAGCATACAGTGTCAAGAGATCGGCACCTGTGGTATAAAAGCCAATGTAGGGGAAGATAGTTGCAGGGACTTGAGCCTCAAAAACTTTGTTGCACCGCATTGACTTGAGCTCCACTGCAAAGACGCCCTCTCTCGTCCACATAAAAAACATATCATCGTCCTCAATGAGACCCAATATCCTGACCGGACGCCCACTGGCAGAATGATTATTTACCAACGGCACCGATGACACATTCGGTGGAAGGAATGCATCCAACTGAATGGTCCTGCGCAGCACCCATTCCATAACACCCTCCGGACCTGTCTCCCGAGCCCATAGGCGCAGGTTGAACTCCGTCAAGGCAGCAAGGCCTAGCCCACCGTCCTCTGCCTTCATGATGTGGACATTCCTTCTGTACACACTATGTGTATCTTCTGGACACTCAATATGGTATAATTTACGTGTATCCAACTCAAAGGCAAGGATATACTTTGCCTTCAGCGGCCAGTACAAGATGTTCCCAACAAGGACACTAGGCCTTGAATCAATATCAGATGGTGTTGGTTTAGAAACCATCTGGTGCCAGCTGCTACTCTCTGACGAGTATCTACAGGCATAGGCATAGCGTGTGCAAGTGAATACCCACACTACGAGAAAAGGGCAAGAGTGGCAGTCACCACTGTCCTTGTGGCCAGCTGCACAAAGCACTGTAGCTTGGCTCTCAGGAACAATACCATGATTAAAACGCCGATCAGCATCCGGAGTAGCCGGTACATATTGCCTGCTGCTAGTCATGGGGTTCCATACCTGGAGCTGAGTCCAGGTTGAGCTAACGAGGAGAACAAGGCTGTGACGGCAGCCAAGGACCTGCCAGCAGGGGTCAGGCAGGGAGAAGGCTGCCGTTGAGACACAATTAGGAGGGTCCCCTGTGGGGATAAAACGGGGGATGCTAGTGGAGTTGCTGAAGAAGCAAAGCACAGGGAGTTTCTGATGAAGTGTGCGAAAGCGGCTGACGAATTGGCGGTTTTTGATGAGGCAGTGCCATCGCTTGCAGACAAGGGACGTGCGAATCAAGCAGGTGGGGTGTGCTGGGAGGCAGAGAAATATCTCGATGAGCAGATCATCTGGCAGCTGGCTTGATGAGGCAGGGAACAACCCCAAAGGGTCCATCATCTTCCTGATCTTAGAGCAGTTCTAGCAGTAGTAATATTTCAAGGTTTGTTGATTCTTCCAATCATACATCCCGATATCTCAACTTACTTCAGTTTGCTTCAGAAACACATGCACAACCACTTTAACCTCTGCTTCTCAACTGCTGCTACAATTATTCTGGCAAGAGGTCGGGAACAATTGACCTGCGCATCAACAAACTCTGCCAGTAGACAGAGCATTGAAATTTTTTAGCAGCAAATTCACAAATATAAGGCCTATACTGAAACAAATAAACATGTGTTCTGAAGTTTAGCCCGTATTTTTCATGTCCGCTTGTATCCAGTTTAGGATAGTCAAATCCGGCAAGATCGTGTTTAAAACATCTTGCTGGACTAAATTCAGAATTACAGATCAATACTCACTACAGAGTTGATGCATCAGAATTACAGATTCGGGAAACAGATAACCTAGAACAAAAACCTAGGGTGGATAAGCCGGCTGTCCGGATGAGCA
The sequence above is a segment of the Triticum dicoccoides isolate Atlit2015 ecotype Zavitan chromosome 1A, WEW_v2.0, whole genome shotgun sequence genome. Coding sequences within it:
- the LOC119294647 gene encoding putative F-box only protein 9, translated to MMDPLGLFPASSSQLPDDLLIEIFLCLPAHPTCLIRTSLVCKRWHCLIKNRQFVSRFRTLHQKLPVLCFFSNSTSIPRFIPTGDPPNCVSTAAFSLPDPCWQVLGCRHSLVLLVSSTWTQLQVWNPMTSSRQYVPATPDADRRFNHGIVPESQATVLCAAGHKDSGDCHSCPFLVVWVFTCTRYAYACRYSSESSSWHQMVSKPTPSDIDSRPSVLVGNILYWPLKAKYILAFELDTRKLYHIECPEDTHSVYRRNVHIMKAEDGGLGLAALTEFNLRLWARETGPEGVMEWVLRRTIQLDAFLPPNVSSVPLVNNHSASGRPVRILGLIEDDDMFFMWTREGVFAVELKSMRCNKVFEAQVPATIFPYIGFYTTGDVDGAP